cggtagtcttttagtgaacatggagaatatgaatccattcttcgttcccttgaatacatgaatgaatgaatccattcttcgttcccttgaatacgcggtagtcttttagtgaacatggagcatatgaatccattcttcgtttatatgaatacgcggtagtcttttagtgaacatggagcatatgaatccattcttcgttcccttgaatgcgcggtagtcttatagtgaatgtggagcatatgaatccattcttcattcccttgagtacgcggtagtcttttagtgaacatggagcatatgaatccattcttcgttcccttgaatgcgcggtagtcttttagtgaacatggtgcatatgaatccattcttcgttcccttgaatgcgcggtagtcttatagtgaatgtgaagcatatgaatccatttttcgttcccttgaatgcgcggtagtcttttagtgaacatgcagcatatgaatccattattCGTTCccgtagtcttttagtgaacatggtgcatatgaatccattcttcgttcccttgaatgcgcggtagtcttatagtgaatgtgaagcatatgaatccatttttcgttcccttgaatgcgcggtagtcttttagtgaacatgcagcatatgaatccattattCGTTCccgtagtcttttagtgaacatggtgcatatgaatccattcttcgttaccttgagtacgcggtagtcttttagtgaacatggagcatatgaatccattcttcgtttatatgaatacgcggtagtctattagtgaacatggagcatatgaatccattcttcgttcccttgaatacatgaatgaatgaatccattcttcgttcccttgaatacgcggtagtcttttagtgagcatggagcatatgaatccatttttCGGTCCCTTGAGTACGCGATAGTCtttggagcatatgaatccatccAACAtggaccgttttgcagcccagcacATGTATCCATTCCGCGTTTATTTTACCGGTTGTCTACTTCCCGCCTGATTATAACAACTTGTAATGTAattaaaatattttctttcattcggAATGTGTATCTGTTTATTTGTCTAACGTTTATAGAGTGACCAAGGGTTTAATatttattatcggcaggtttgttctcttcgttataggGGATTTTGTCGGCCAAAATGCTTGAAACTTTGTAGCTTAATTCAGCTTGTTTGGGAAAaatttgaggccaattttgagttccATGGGttgtaaaaaaaaaccatgacgaaaagaacaaaacggccgaaaatacgtcaATTTCCCTATATCCACTCTAGCAATTGACccattctggagctcgatttgaataggtcgtatgtgcttttgtcgatataaaattcgatcagtttattttagtcattgtagcaatatggcagatattttgcaaacttttaatgatggaacagaaagcctgttttgtgaggaatctgctgtatgtataaactttgctcaatttcaacggttttcgctataataagcgaatccaactgatcgaattattttatcgacaaaagcacatacgacctattcaaatagaGCTCCTGCATTGATCCTAAACGCTTGAACCCCACTCATTCTGTTTTAATTCTTTTTCTTTCATGTAACATCGAGCCTTTAATCCGGAGCTTCGAGGATGTGGCAGGCAGAACAGGCTGGATAATAGCCTTGGAATTTTTATCACCGTGCATCCGCCTGAAGCGTGAAGCAGTGAAGGCCGGACTGATGGTGAACGCGtcaaaaataaagtacatgctggcaggggAACCGCAAACGATGAAGCAAGCCTacgcagcagtgttacgatagacgaggacactttcgaggtggagGAGCACCATTCACCGTACACCTCAACTGCTGGCGTAATAAAAActatatttaaaaaataatcgTCACGCATAACTAGTGAACGAAATGTCCGATTTGAAGAAATCAGGTTAGTTTTCACTCGGAGAAAATgtatgaagcaaaaaaaaaaatacggggtaTCTATTGCACATTGTGGGGATTTATATATTCCATCGCGAGAAATGATTTGGCTTATTTTTAGCGTACGTATTTTATAATTGTTAAgccgctagtacacagggtcaaatatttgacaaggagtgAATTAGGGCTCAAACAGCTGTTCATTAGCGTCAAACAGATGAACAGAAAAAAAGGTAGAGCAGCGAAGAGTGTAAAGttaaaaataccttatcgaaccgtcgaACTGGTATCCTATTGAACAAACATTGACGATTGCCGCAAAATCGGAGATAAGTATTGCaatcatttcaaagaaattttcactaAAATCTTTAAATATCAAGAATAAAATCGTAGACTCCatcaaataatgaaaattgtttcattttagAATActgtattgttccgattttatcacaccCTTTTTCAATActacttttaaatattctacaaaatctatatgcattttcaatatttttaacgtcgcAAAAcgtgccttcaacattcatcttcaaGAAGAGGGAAAGCACTTGCTTTCAAATGTTacagtaaattaatgaaaaatgtagGACTGAcatgcggagggcgtgataaaatcggaacattactgtattagCTAGATAagtttagtcaataaatcatcagaataaaacatTTTCTGATGCAGTATACAAGATAGACGTTATCTTCAGTGGGTGGATTAATCTTGGTTGGGGCAGTTGCCAACACCCGAGTgttgaaatcaaaacaaaaaatggTGTTGCCATTGCTAcctttgtttacaatgcaaaactatcgcaAAAGTGTACTCAATACAATACAGCGTCCAATATTCACTGATACGCGGTCTGCTTTTATATCTATtacgcgaaaaaaaaatccacacaacTTATTTGCGCGCAGCGTTTAGAGGTAGAATCTCAGCAATAAGATTTAggtattagattttttttagctTTTCGCGCGGACTAGGATTTGAAACGACAAAAACGCAATAGGCAGGGCAAAGTTTGAGCTAGTAATGTACATCTTATGATAACGCTCGCAAAAATGATTGAATCGATTATCCACTATCCAGGAATAAGTTAATACTATAAAAAATCATTACAACCGGATTAGTATTAGAGCCACTAgcgtaggcaactttttttcactCACACGATTTTGATTAACACGAGAAAGTGCAAGTGCCCCTATTCCGTCCTTTTCTTTCTCGTGTGTGTTTAGGAGAATTAGAATGAAAAAAGAAACAGCTGCTTACGCAAATTTTCTGCTCTAATTCAGGTACCACATGAGACATTGATTGTTCAATGACATTAGACTACATTGCAGATACTTTATAGAAATAAGCATGCATagttattagactgggtcaacaaggtcgattttttggaacaacgcTTTTTTCGATTCCTTCCAACGTCCAAAATACCtgggcaaaatttgggagcgattggttgcgtctccgtattccacttcgcgattgaaatttgtatgggattttgcatgggaaaacgtacttttttgcatttttttcatttgttggagaaaattgacaaaaatcataacttttttttacttcgacactgattcttccttacggggcatccattaagtacgtcacggttctaggggggagggggttttgtgaaagtgtgacaagcaatgtattgagtataggaaaaacccgtatgaagggggaaggggggggggggggggtttgcgaaaaattcccaattttagcgtgacgaacttaatggatgctcccttagggcctaactgacatattcgatttctcttcatcgatcctcttttTGTGTTATCAGAGAatatgtattgagttttccaatctTGCTctaaaaacaaaaagaataatgattttgtttgttttgatcaagttattagcgaaagagagagtcgacgaagagaaatcgatcaagtcagttaggcccttaagaaaaatcattgtcgacttattcgtttatttggaaggctcgggcgccccTAACTTATGACGTTAAAATATagcaaaaaaaactttgtcgaagaccgcacatTGATTCgaggcttgtgaaaaaagttatacgcttGGCAATATGGgccaaaattgagattttattattgatgttattcctttacatgtcaaatgttaagcaccatcggACAATCTGCACGTTGTAACTTTTATCACAAATGTTGGATCGCctcgcggtctttgacaaagtttttcggcacaccTCAGGCCATATCTTATCGTCATCGGTTATAACGTAAAAGAGAAAATTTTGCCCCTTATGAGTGAAATGCAAAAATGTGCGGttttccatactaaatcccatgcaaatttcaatcgcaatgcggaatacggggacgcaaccaaacgTTGCACAGTTGTTTCGGACGCTGAAAAGATTTAtttcgggttgatgcgatcaaatttcaattttcctatacaacgttgacccactctagttaGGTACATCAAATATATTATAATTGGTTAAGACATAATTGAAAAGTGAGTATCGTATGAAAAAAGAGTTTTATTTTGCATTAGGTATGTACTAAAATAAACAAAATCTCCTAAAATGAAAATGATATTAGAATCACATCGAAATATCTTCTAAACAAAACCGACATAATATGAAAcagctaatatttttttttagaaaacggcataaaaatcgagaaaaatgcctcataaaaccatttttttgtacaATCAGCTATTTCGAATTAGGCGTGAAATATCCTTAAACCATGTATTATAGCTAGTATTAGTACAGTTAACAGTACCAAAGATTTAAATCGAATTGTGGAAAGTTAAGCGTAGTTGTAAAAATACACTGAAAATATCATCATTTATTgtgttattgtcgcgcttatcttagattctcagcaagctgcgttcgaaacgcgcagcctcaccGCGGCACAATAATATgtgcattggcggagccagcattttcttttttctcactcactctcctaaacatacacgagaaggagaaagatagaagagggggcagcttgcctcctctttcatctcgcactttctcgtgtatgtttaggagagtgagtaagaaaaaagaaaaagctggctccgctaatgaatATGTGTAAATAATAAAGAAACCAATAAGTTGTATTGTGTAACCGATGGTTCCAGAATTTGCCTTGTGACTCCATCACAAATAAACAAAAATTATTAACCCCAGGATACAACCCTGGGCTATGCTCACTATGCTCACAGAGAGAATTAAAAAACTCTCCCACTCACACAATCCCAACCCTTTCCAACGGTACCACTCACCAGCCAGCAGTCTTTGAACAGCGGTTTGAGCGCCGGCAAAAGATCTCAGCCGAAGCAGCAATCCAGAGGCATGGCCAGGGGGCGGTGGTACTCAAGAGAGCGATAAATGTCTAAATACGAGCAATTCGGATTTGCTCGTATTCATAAGGGAATTTTCAGGTCGATCTCGGCATGCTAGCACTCGCCAGTTCAATTTCGCTACGAACGTACAGCGAGCAGTAAGTGCGCGCCGGATTAACGTTCGAAAAGGTTCGCTGAAATAGTGATTTTTTGCTAATagtgattttttcaataatttgattGTCTTATTCTAGATACTATTACAGCAGTAAACTAAACGTCAAAATTAGTGTTGTTAGTAGTGTTAAAAGTTATAAAAAGTGGTTAGTAGTGTTAAAACGAAATCTAAATGTAAAAATGCTTTAAAGTCTATTGTCTTAGTCTAGGGTAGTTGCACCGAGTATAGTGCAACAAACATATACAAGCACAGAACAAATTAAAATCAAGCAGGAAAAAGGTAAATACTTGCACAAATAGTGTTTATTAGTAAAAACAAGCTAAAACAGACTCCCTAATACGACTAAAATGCGGTTTTAAGATAAAAGTGAGAACACGTTGTGGAAGACTAATGGCCGTGGTAGGTCCACAAAGGGCCTTTTTCTTTTATATTATTTGCCAGCTTTGTGGAAGGACGCCATCTTTATTCCTCCAATAAGCCACAAAGGAGTATCGGTGATCCTGTCATTCACCAAGGAAGCCATCTTGTCGCTGATTGGCATACCAAGGATCCTCGGAGACTGAGCGTCGGACGTCGATTGATCGCTGGACGTACTCCGGCAAATCCGTGGACCATATAACGACTGACAAGTTACACCATCGGTCGGGTTTGAGAAAGGTCACGAGGACTAGGACCCACTGACGTCATCTGTTGTCCCGGTGGTCACCAGGCGTTGCCCGCCGTCCCGGATTTCCACTCGATCAGCTCCATCGCTCTGACAGCTCGTCAGTCACCACCACGATCCCAAGCCACAATCCGACAGCCCGCAGTGTACCAACCAGAGTCAAAAACCGCAAGTAGTAGACATAGAATGTGACGTCACAATAGCATTAGATAATAAGCCATGGCCAATTCACAACCAAACAATTGTAAATATTTGTAATATAAGATGTGCACGTAATTTCTGGTTGTTGTGTaagttcattcagaaagttgaaaCATTCACTATTAGTTTTGTTTGTGTATCGTTCGGACTCGAAGGGAGTCTTCATACCTCTCTCTCTTTGCGTTTCGTCCAAAATTGCATTGGCAGTGTGGCCTTTGAGTTATGTTTCCCTTAATGAGTTGCCATTGATGGCCACCAAACTACAGCATATCTGTGGATATGCTCTAATGCGAGTTCCCGCTGGAAGTGGAGAGTTGAGTTTTGGTGAGTGTTGTTTACCGGTTTCCCCTCATTCCGACCCTGGAGATCCCCCTTTTCCACTGAGCATAGTCGAGGGggctacaaattggcgcccaacataaaatctagaataacaaatttggtgaatCGGTTACAAATATCTCTTCGTTCCCGTGAGAGGAAGGAAGAAAACAGTTTAGACTGTTTTCAGAGCGTTGCGTTCTCTGAACGGCAAATAATTAGGTTCATTTTTATAATTTGCATGTTTCTTTTTTGATAATATTCCATCGGGACACCCCCGGTGTGATCATTGTTCATTTAGTTTGTTTTGGTGCATGTTTACTTTTGTTGTTGGGAtagtattataacttttttatgtttttaggTGCTTTGTTGGAATTTTCGTGGAAGCAGAAGCTGTTCAGGAGGTAAAGAGTGAGCCCTAGAATCACAGTGGCTTATTTTAAACCGTCCTGGAGTCCGATTAGTCACAATCGCGACTGAGAAGGGTGAGTACAGGTGGAGATAAGAGTGAGTCTGGAGAGGGCACAGACGTTGATCTGGCCGTGATTCGAGCACTCTTTACTACCTGAACACTGCTGCAACACGAAAAATCCCAAGCCATGGATTCTGAAATCCAAATGAAATATAAGACGCTACTGGTTCATCATTTAGAGAAGGAGGAAGTTGAGTTTGAGCTAGATGTACGAGCCGTTGCATTTGAGAAGACTGAATCTGTAGGAGTTTTAAGGAGGCGTTTGAGGGAAGCATTGAAGGACAAAGGTGAACAGGTAAAAGTTGATTTTTCGAAGTGCCAAAATCGCACGGTCGATGACGAGATTAAAGTGATCGACCACAACGTAGAAGAAATAAGGGATTTTCTAGAGAAGAAAAAGAGTTTCGAGGGTGTTAAGGACTCCTTGAGAACTCGCCTAGTGCATTACTCCGTACGATGCTCTGCCATTCAGGAGACGGCGGAGGAGGATGCGGATTTAGAGGATTTAGACAAGCTTTCGAGTACGATTCGTCAACTGTACAATACGTACTTCACGCTATTCACACCTGTTGAATCCATTCGTAAAGAAATTATGCTTCAGATTTCGAATTCATTAACACAGCTGCAGCTGGCCCAGCCAAGCACATCTGGTATGGTGAGGCAGGTTCAAAGTAGGTCTCAAGAAACTCAGACGGAAGACGATTTAGGTTCACAGGAAGATGTTAGGTCAAAGCAGTCCAACCTCAGAGGTGCATTGGGTAGACGACAACTTAAGTCAAATTTGGAGCCAACTAAGGAACTCTCTCCAACCTCTTGCTTCCCAGCAATGCTTCAACAGCCTTCGGGGTCAGGAATGAATTCCCGTAGATCGCTAGAAGAAACAGTTTTGAATCGGATCGATTTGTCAGGGAAGAGTCGAAATCCCACAGGCTTACGAAACTCTTCGGAGATAGACACGGATTCTTCCTCGTCGCCATCTCCTCCAAGCAGACGGAAGTCCAGGCAGCGAAGGTCTTACACAAAGCGAAGTAGACCGGTATCGGACTGGAATTTACGTTACGATGGGAGAGATGGGGGACAGGGTCTGATGCGTTTTATCAAAGAAGTGGAGTTCTATGCCAAATCGGAGGACGTTTCCGAAAAGGAGCTTTTCCGTTCCGCAATCCACTTGTTTGCGGGCGCAGCCAAAATTTGGTTTATGGCAGGAGTTGAAAATGGGGAATTCTCTACATGGAAGGACTTAGT
This window of the Aedes albopictus strain Foshan unplaced genomic scaffold, AalbF5 HiC_scaffold_140, whole genome shotgun sequence genome carries:
- the LOC134284452 gene encoding uncharacterized protein LOC134284452 encodes the protein MDSEIQMKYKTLLVHHLEKEEVEFELDVRAVAFEKTESVGVLRRRLREALKDKGEQVKVDFSKCQNRTVDDEIKVIDHNVEEIRDFLEKKKSFEGVKDSLRTRLVHYSVRCSAIQETAEEDADLEDLDKLSSTIRQLYNTYFTLFTPVESIRKEIMLQISNSLTQLQLAQPSTSGMVRQVQSRSQETQTEDDLGSQEDVRSKQSNLRGALGRRQLKSNLEPTKELSPTSCFPAMLQQPSGSGMNSRRSLEETVLNRIDLSGKSRNPTGLRNSSEIDTDSSSSPSPPSRRKSRQRRSYTKRSRPVSDWNLRYDGRDGGQGLMRFIKEVEFYAKSEDVSEKELFRSAIHLFAGAAKIWFMAGVENGEFSTWKDLVTEMKREFLSPDHDHVSEFRAIERKQRPKEKFQDFFFDMQKLFNSLTKPISERKKFEIVFRNLRADYKGYVVAANIDNLADLKPFGRKLDATFWYKYENRNQEENSSKSRNQVSELKSNSKPKPTGSVNRPDKTRSEQKLNKTEDEKITQKPIRQDQPGEQSQAQNSNAVDKGLQAILEKYTPPKPGVCYNCRLSGHHQADCDRPKHKFCYRCGFFNFDTKDCPFCAKNA